Proteins found in one Planococcus citri chromosome 2, ihPlaCitr1.1, whole genome shotgun sequence genomic segment:
- the Epg5 gene encoding ectopic P granules protein 5 homolog isoform X2, translating into MEAEEKPREAKKSTKRDVLSSAVIDIERALNEVTFPEVPKDPLEDLKDDEDSFEGEAEHMNVLTQPEPESLEDLQSCEEITETVPIDDCIDAIASLNDSFTSNTDEKPDVYPPSAPFGGVESSQFNYPDQSVFGNKADRICYPDLIAQISMNVSQYKSNAEKLAPFTPAEMAAHYCNQELHNYDVFVNNFIEVEFKSGSVVRQPLHELLIQYLTCRDNLCKNGIEFDTLINDYKQYQEKIWNSHTSSYTEHGECQDGNGVSATHHYKVSHFNEYIYDNFSRSVNQLEILTTEFYITNVFNVQLYRTKIEHYVHSLCYHFSFIHPHAPIELYNESAPRGPLGADFKLFIHELKSAISVLFSFQRRPMKDEEFIAETRKWLEKLISVLLRVSTANDHLFIIHHIMRCPAGVSKWATRFIQPPVPHNGRLYSQKYVDHLITTLAIILLPVTDRSLFLQQMEVGLEENGVWVIVDSDGEDSDENSTPKTALKENDLVAFLNQIPFADVFRQIILVGRRESEDVYDVNVITDHDILRSIAISSLLVHLLDKGIANYSCFGYKQFCKRLSLLIKHTACYITDHWELFREAYTQRSIVDSAMLNRLQTEYDEFLFRVVNNLYTTRDRIGWQYLATLPFNMITSHSLWKIYQYLLYTKNENDILMSEEFMESMAELPDDEIYYFLTTITNMALLRPKQDWLFIQTVTLQLFQVGFVNVSVRDKCMKNSRILIANLTSKHPELISDLVVSLKKEFVLVGKFSLYLFRELPISSWKPNHVDSLALNDWLLNCCLTSSENNLARYIISQLNWSTDLNELDLFLPREFHCQTAIMIVKTLYLYAEEVPTASSTAIISQSVRQVSSVVRGQTPEQILNSWAWQILSKLKLHLMDQPVRMVRMALTDMRMTARIPDINSDSEDMRIISNGIARNQSVSFYVALLMSNLGHDLPLICEKCWDYCCILLSTYKYTQVLQILQLVLPYFLESIESLLKLEKFQSVIIQLLNADQTYMKMAKNLIISDFPRPILSQFAALVQFHVDNYARYTLPNPNQMVELWMRILSSVWKENCPAVAYLMDKILSTVLNNEHLKHMINNILSTLIETLTANRYTVSGGLSSLVSWIGYGGGADVHMIPESLLPRSSATITHSPYFAYFALHLEEELFVAQTSLWTEVLKNLASISGKANVDAALKKACATNKLNAVGSNCLPIYRWAQYGMEIGHDHPILPLYWQRFFRLYLQRVPGGNYSGCVGSKFFEGTMNGSYFKRIKKKLQDCSDHFSTKPVADQFEKAKYDNLNQLYKTLTLWLEEPRLQEPDVYLPAFSAVFNAPKLAEILRGELNIWLEYVDFDNIREEQKELIGKWARALFRDVNPASNRIYCFPEDCDTFKRIVERLQSYDQRVPPPELFLMRSAVPEIPRESLLNKTVMLDHLVEHFHLLVQYTRSYEIEKNDQIETARKLLEAFKYLYQNVDVNVELQAACDTVSSTSKRRTVSTINCAGPATLLFQVRESRLNKTAKHTIERCDTDFQRLLKHNLKTPPFQVTIACIVIELAAESLQKERSEVSAIGDITILNSIQDVGVTLFYKLTSLYDTQICEYFPTKLFFRNNIERLGQSFIDKNENECPKLLSTLMNNPKLATVLVPHFTPAVVSATTFVHLYRKVTLKIMTKNSDFILNVLTKFSVKEWLRTKSPRLADRSQMVEILSQALKDIGSQPLESLSCIHKILRRDLCEILVHEFPEHYGEILHVLLKYSAEEKFSCDVWFDVLNSLFICANGSSNLFIDNDVVPLRPGLSLAQIRDVARKYASELRSLTFQELVETANVLGSNFLKERQQYGLYGLYPKYTKYIEPIIALHSMIGHAAITSILHVQRGALADKISEKILPVLVNLFSPWIVPYFTGNLQEPLAPWIQQLSEDRSVLLPWVPSDVAVANKMMSTFTECVKFISEALPASNVILSTVCKWYISQYANQSVKEHVLTIVQNNLITLNWSRFVPSVEDLEWILKVIDQYLPVCHSFLGSIFIEIPWNVVVQSESSPQITARIHIILLHLLIKLANEPNLRQSGKVSVLLMEARHYHWHLVDAANYEHVLDWFVMSYDSRVILLLTDEDWNGIDMAAFDLLQVAAGYVTDINNFHQTTLRKRQMFVKACVRMALQLANRYKAVLAVHQSDMESALVRMLDKMESVVNQTVVAENRASECAILLSELLVLINQPTGGMLPELMTQVLLNWLSNRSASSPVLQGLLRIIGTTINDHIHLGVIMETCLASWFKNLDDTEAYDWETVLNIMQPVAPAHTSIEDSLVTNNQILSLYALTLKQMRNDGNIFIYSKLIQWVICLKPNTDNESKLPLLWSLAFKECSQNIQEIMPSLLKLCNHFQQIINMKPGWALFGVIGMNKQTVPSIRCKILCNALNAFILMKLSAENSKSSVEKGEVTSPETADKESDRSLTLVSAECIKAISNLDSLANDKHYAEYRITIDSAVRLIKSKEVTLSQGEQFILTLAKQLYTEGYIHAFHCETIL; encoded by the exons CATTATTGCAACCAAGAACTTCACAATTACGATGTGTTTGTGAATAACTTCATTGAAGTAGAATTTAAAAGTGGTAGCGTAGTTAGGCAACCTTTGCACGAGTTATTAATACAATATTTAACGTGTCGAGATAACCTTTGTAAGAATGGAATAGAGTTTGATACTCTGATAAACGATTATAAACAGTATCAAGAAAAAATCTGGAACTCTCACACTTCATCGTACACAGAACACGGAGAGTGTCAG gatGGAAATGGTGTTTCTGCAACGCATCATTATAAAGTTTCTCATTTCAACGAATATATTTATGATAATTTCTCTCGTAGTGTTAATCAACTCGAGATACTCACAACCGAATTTTATATCACAAATGTATTCAACGTGCAACTCTATCGTACAAAG attgaaCATTACGTGCACTCGTTATGTTACCATTTTTCCTTTATACATCCTCACGCACCTATAGAATTATACAATGAATCGGCTCCCAGAGGACCTCTTGGAGCAGActtcaaattattcattcatGAACTGAAAAGCGCCATCTCAGTTCTATTCAGTTTTCAAAGACGACCTATGAAAGACGAAGAATTTATCGCTGAAACTCGTAAATGgctggaaaaattgatttcagtcTTATTACGAGTATCAACAGCCAACGATCATCTGTTTATAATCCATCACATCATGAG ATGCCCTGCTGGTGTTAGTAAATGGGCAACTCGTTTTATACAACCTCCAGTTCCTCATAATGGAAGATTATACAGTCAAAAATACGTAGATCATTTGATAACGACATTAGCTATAATTTTACTACCAGTTACCGATCGAAGTTTATTTCTGCAACAA atgGAAGTTGGTCTAGAAGAAAATGGTGTGTGGGTCATTGTTGACTCTGATGGAGAAGACTCCGATGAAAATTCTACTCCTAAGACAGCCTTAAAAGAAAACGATCTCGTAGCTTTCTTGAATCAAATCCCTTTTGCTGATGTTTTCAGACAG ATTATTTTAGTGGGTCGACGAGAAAGTGAAGACGTATACGACGTAAACGTTATAACAGATCATGATATATTGAGGAGTATCGCTATAAGTTCGCTATTAGTCCATTTACTCGATAAAGGAATCGCTAATTACAGCTGCTTTGGCTACAAGCAATTTTGTAAACGACTTAGTTTGTTAATAAAACATACTGCCTGCTATATCACCGATCATTGGGAATTATTTAG AGAAGCGTACACTCAGCGAAGTATCGTAGATAGTGCAATGTTGAATCGATTACAAACCGAatacgatgaatttttattcagagTTGTTAACAATTTATACACGACAAGAGATCGTATCGGATGGCAATACTTGGCAACTTTACCTTTTAATATGATTACTTCGCATTCCTTATGGAAAATTTATCAGTATCTTTTGTACACGAAAAATG aaaatgatattttaatgagCGAAGAATTTATGGAAAGTATGGCCGAATTACCAGATGACGAGAtctattattttctcaccacaATCACAAATATGGCTTTACTCAGACCTAAACAAGATTGGTTGTTCATTCAAACAGTCACTCTTCAgttatttcaa gtcGGTTTTGTGAACGTGTCAGTTAGGGataaatgtatgaaaaattcacGTATACTGATCGCTAATTTAACGAGTAAACACCCGGAGCTCATTTCAGATCTGGTAGTTTCTCTAAAAAAGGAATTTGTTTTAGTAGGCAAA ttttcaTTGTATTTGTTCCGAGAGTTAccaatttcaagttggaaaccAAATCATGTCGATAGTTTAGCCTTAAACGATTGGTTATTAAATTGCTGCCTCACTAGTAGTGAAAATAACTTAGCTCGGTACATCATATCGCAGCTTAATTGGTCCACGGATTTGAATGAATT GGATTTATTTTTACCTCGAGAATTCCATTGTCAAACAGCCATAATGATTGTGAAAACTCTCTATTTGTACGCCGAAGAAGTCCCAACAGCCAGTAGCACTGCCATTATTTCTCAAAGCGTTCGACAA GTCTCATCTGTGGTACGAGGCCAAACACccgaacaaattttaaattcttgggCTTGGCAAATCCTATCCAAGTTGAAATTGCATTTAATGGATCAACCCGTTCGAATGGTCAGGATGGCTTTGACTGATATGCGGATGACAGCTCGAATCCCTGATATAAATTCTGATTccgag GATATGCGAATAATTTCCAACGGAATTGCTCGAAATCAATCGGTGTCTTTTTACGTTGCTTTGTTGATGAGTAATTTAGGCCACGATTTACCTTTAATATGTGAAAAATGCTGGGATTACTGCTGCATACTTTTATCTACTTACAAGTATACCCAAGTTTTGCAAATCTTGCAACTCGTTCTGCCTTATTTCTTAGAGTCGATCGAATCgcttttaaaattagaaaa ATTTCAATCGGTAATTATTCAGCTTTTGAATGCTGATCAGACATACATGAAGatggcaaaaaatttaattatttctgACTTCCCGAGACCGATATTGTCTCAGTTTGCTGCTCTGGTTCAGTTTCACGTTGACAATTATGCTAG ATACACTTTACCAAATCCAAATCAAATGGTTGAATTGTGGATGCGGATTCTGAGCTCAGTATGGAAAGAAAACTGCCCCGCTGTCGCCTACTTGATGGATAAAATATTGAGCACCGTATTAAACAACGAGCATTTGAAACACATGATTAACAACATTTTATCCACATTAATCgag actTTGACGGCGAATCGATACACAGTGAGTGGTGGATTATCGTCACTTGTAAGCTGGATAGGATATGGTGGCGGTGCTGATGTTCATATGATACCTGAAAGTCTTCTTCCGAGAAGTTCGGCTACGATTACACATTCACCGTATTTCGCCTATTTCGCTCTACATCTCGAAGAAGAATTATTTGTGGCACAAACTTCGTTATGGactgaagttttgaaaaatttagcttcCATTAGTGGCAAAGCTAACGTGGACGCTGCGCTAAAG AAAGCGTGCGCTACAAATAAATTAAACGCAGTCGGCTCGAATTGCCTACCAATTTATCGATGGGCTCAATACGGAATGGAAATCGGCCACGATCATCCGATTCTACCGCTGTATTGGCAGCGATTTTTCCGGTTGTATTTACAAAGAGTGCCGGGTGGTAATTACAGCGGATGCGTCGGAAGCAAATTTTTCGAAGGCACGATGAACGGATCATACTTTAAACGAATCAAAAAGAAGTTACAAGATTGTAGCGATCATTTCTCCACTAAACCGGTCGCTGATCAGTTTGAAAAAGCTAAATACGATAATTTGAATCA ATTATATAAAACGTTAACGTTATGGCTGGAAGAACCCAGGCTTCAAGAACCTGATGTTTATTTACCGGCATTTTCAGCTGTTTTTAATGCTCctaaattggctgaaattttacGCGGTGAATTG AATATCTGGCTCGAATACGTAGATTTCGATAACATACGAGAAGAACAGAAGGAACTGATTGGCAAATGGGCTAGAGCTCTGTTTCGTGACGTAAATCCGGCTTCTAATCGTATATACTGTTTCCCAGAAGATTGTGACACTTTTAAACGAATCGTTGAAAG ATTACAATCGTACGATCAGAGAGTACCTCCCCCGGAATTATTCCTTATGCGTTCAGCTGTACCAGAAATTCCTCGCGAATCGTTGCTCAATAAAACCGTTATGTTAGATCACTTGGTGGAACATTTCCATCTTCTGGTCCAATACACGAG GAGCtacgaaatagaaaaaaatgatcagatcGAAACTGCTCGTAAATTATTAGAAGCTTTCAAATATCTGTATCAGAATGTAGACGTAAATGTGGAACTTCAAGCAGCCTGCGATACTGTATCGTCCACTTCTAAACGTAGAACTGTCTCAACCATAAATTGTGCTGGTCCAGCTACCCTATTGTTTCAA gtACGAGAAAGTAGGTTGAATAAAACCGCCAAACATACGATCGAGCGATGCGATACCGATTTTCAACGATTATTGAAACATAACTTGAAAACTCCGCCGTTTCAAGTAACCATCGCTTGTATCGTCATTGAACTGGCTGCTGA gtcaTTGCAAAAAGAACGATCCGAAGTAAGCGCAATCGGAGATATCACAATATTGAACTCCATACAAGATGTAGGCGTTACTTTGTTCTATAAATTGACATCCTTATACGATACTCaaatttgtgaatattttccTACAAAATTATTCTTTCGTAATAATATTGAAAGATTGGGTCAG TcgtttattgataaaaatgaaaatgaatgccCGAAATTACTATCAACTCTGATGAACAATCCTAAACTGGCGACGGTTTTAGTGCCTCATTTCACTCCAGCTGTAGTCTCCGCGACAACGTTTGTTCATCTGTATCGTAAAGTGACGCtgaaaattatgacaaaaaattcggACTTCATTTTGAACGTTTTAACCAAA TTCAGCGTTAAAGAATGGTTGCGTACGAAATCTCCTAGACTAGCAGATCGTTCGCAGATGGTAGAAATTCTATCTCAAGCCTTAAAAGACATTGGATCTCAACCTTTAGAATCACTCTCATGTATTCATAAG ATTTTGAGACGAGATCTGTGTGAAATTCTAGTCCACGAATTTCCTGAACATTACGGCGAAATTTTACACGTCTTATTGAAATACTCCGCTGAAGAAAAATTCTCTTGCGATGTATGGTTTGATGTATTGAACTCGTTGTTCATCTGTGCCAATGGTAGTTCCAATTTATTCATAGACAATGATGTGGTACCACTTCGACCTGGCCTTTCATTAGCTCAAATTAGAGATGTCGCTCGAAAATACGCTTCTGAACTGCGTAGTTTGACGTTTCAAGAG CTTGTCGAGACTGCTAATGTAttaggaagtaattttttgaaagaacgtCAGCAGTATGGATTGTACGGATTATATCCAAAATACACCAAATACATTGAGCCAATAATTGCGCTGCATAGTATGATTGGACATGCAGCAATTACCAGCATTCTTCATGTCCAAAGAGGAGCTCTGGCCGATAAAA TTTCCGAAAAAATATTACCCGTTTTGGTAAACCTATTTTCTCCATGGATCGTTCCATATTTCACTGGTAATCTACAAGAACCTTTGGCACCATGGATACAGCAACTGAGTGAAGATAGATCGGTGCTATTACCTTGGGTGCCTAGCGACGTTGCTGTAGCTAATAAAATGATGTCAACGTTCACCGAATGCGTAAAATTTATATCGGAAGCTTTACCAG CTTCGAATGTGATTTTGAGCACCGTTTGTAAATGGTACATCTCGCAATACGCTAATCAATCCGTTAAAGAGCACGTATTGACGATTGTGCAAAATAATCTAATCACTTTGAATTGGTCTCGCTTTGTGCCATCGGTCGAAGACTTGGAATGGATATTAAAA GTCATAGATCAATATTTACCGGTATGTCATTCGTTCTTGGGTTCTATCTTTATTGAAATACCTTGGAATGTAGTCGTACAGAGTGAATCGTCGCCTCAAATCACAGCTAGAATCCATATTATACTGTTACATTTACTCATAAAGTTGGCCAATGAACCTAATTTAAGACAG AGCGGTAAAGTAAGCGTTTTACTCATGGAAGCCCGCCATTATCATTGGCATTTGGTGGATGCAGCTAATTACGAACACGTCTTAGATTGGTTTGTTATGAGCTACGATTCTCGCGTCATATTACTTTTAACTGACGAAGACTGGAATGGCATAGATATGGCTGCTTTCGA tttattacaAGTGGCTGCCGGATACGTAACTGATATCAATAATTTCCATCAGACTACGTTACGCAAACGCCAAATGTTCGTGAAAGCTTGCGTCAGGATGGCTTTACAATTAGCCAACCGGTATAAGGCTGTTTTGGCGGTGCATCAATCCGATATGGAATCCGCTTTGGTTAGGATGCTCGATAAAATGGAGTCTGTCGTGAATCAAA cggtGGTTGCCGAAAATCGAGCTTCGGAATGTGCTATCCTCTTATCAGAATTACTGGTGCTAATTAATCAACCCACGGGTGGCATGTTACCCGAGCTGATGACTCAAGTATTACTAAACTGGTTGAGTAATAGATCAGCCAGCAGTCCTGTGCTGCAGGGATTATTACGTATCATTGGAACAACGATCAATGATCATATTCATCTGGGCGTCATTATGGAAACTTGTCTGGCATCGTGGTTTAAGAATTTAG ATGATACGGAAGCCTACGATTGGGAAACTGTATTAAATATAATGCAACCCGTTGCCCCGGCTCACACATCCATCGAAGATAGTTTAGTGACTAATAACCAAATCTTATCTTTATACGCTCTTACTCTGAAACAAATGAGAAACGACGGAAATATTTTCATCTACAGTAAACTGATCCAGTGGGTTATATGCCTAAAGCCTAA TACGGATAACGAAAGTAAACTGCCATTATTATGGTCGCTAGCATTCAAGGAATGCAGCCAAAATATACAAGAAATTATGCCATCTTTACTCAAGCTTTGCAATCACTTTCAGCAAATAATTAATATGAAACCGGGCTGGGCTCTGTTTGGAGTCATTGGCATGAATAAACAAACCGTGCCCTCGATAAG gtgtaaaattttatgcaacGCTTTGAACGCGTTTATTTTAATGAAGTTGAGCGCTGAAAATAGTAAAAGCAGCGTTGAAAAAGGCGAAGTAACTAGTCCAGAAACGGCAGACAAAGAAAGTGACAG aAGTTTAACGTTGGTTAGTGCTGAATGTATTAAAGCGATATCAAATCTCGATTCTTTGGCAAACGACAAACACTACGCCGAATATAGAATCACCATTGATTCAGCTGTCAGATTGATCAAATCTAAAGAAGTGACCCTTAGTCAAGGCGAACAGTTCATTTTGACATTGGCCAAGCAACTGTACACTGAAGGATATATTCACGCTTTTCACTGCGAAACGATTTTATAA